In Helicobacter mastomyrinus, a single genomic region encodes these proteins:
- a CDS encoding YkgJ family cysteine cluster protein, which translates to MSINKNYPFIFNANECDGCGGRCCTGQSGYVFVSVYEMQRIASALALSFESFCTQYVRKVGYRFSFLEKAHYNGLACIFLDGASGKCSIYPYRPKQCRTFPFWESHKNLDRHSVMLLKSQCPGICPKEKK; encoded by the coding sequence ATGAGTATAAATAAAAACTATCCTTTTATATTTAATGCAAATGAGTGCGACGGCTGTGGAGGGCGATGCTGCACAGGGCAAAGCGGATATGTATTTGTAAGCGTTTATGAAATGCAAAGAATCGCTTCAGCTCTTGCCTTGAGCTTTGAATCATTTTGTACGCAATATGTGCGTAAGGTCGGGTATCGGTTTTCATTTTTAGAAAAAGCACATTATAATGGCTTAGCCTGCATATTCCTTGATGGTGCAAGCGGCAAATGTAGCATTTATCCTTATCGTCCTAAACAATGCCGCACCTTTCCTTTTTGGGAATCTCACAAAAACCTTGATAGGCATTCTGTTATGCTGCTTAAAAGTCAATGCCCGGGTATATGCCCAAAGGAGAAAAAATGA
- a CDS encoding uracil-DNA glycosylase family protein — MKAQILKLLHLKQLYGRYACGEQYSSHFYRQVPAVPLQNNLESAIKNCSLCNRIKHCKEPSIGLFNPKAPLCFISEIPLIDEKGQFVQNKSALMLKNIIERVFHLSISHTCILSLVKCDGHNLHIDKSEILSCMGFCLSQLQKIAPKICILLGNQVAEHILGQHLEGGRILWHNNKQFLVTYSLNELVRNPSLKIETHNHFLIAKGQL, encoded by the coding sequence GTGAAAGCGCAGATTCTTAAATTGCTCCATCTTAAGCAACTCTATGGGAGATATGCCTGTGGAGAGCAATATAGTAGCCATTTTTATCGCCAAGTCCCCGCTGTGCCACTACAAAATAATTTAGAATCTGCAATTAAAAACTGCTCTTTATGTAATCGTATCAAGCATTGTAAAGAACCTAGCATAGGGCTTTTTAATCCCAAAGCTCCGCTTTGCTTTATTAGCGAAATACCCCTTATTGATGAAAAAGGGCAGTTTGTGCAAAATAAAAGTGCACTTATGTTAAAAAACATAATCGAACGTGTTTTTCATCTTTCCATATCGCACACCTGCATTCTTTCATTGGTAAAATGCGATGGGCATAATCTGCATATTGACAAAAGTGAGATACTCTCCTGTATGGGCTTTTGCCTCTCCCAACTGCAGAAAATCGCACCAAAAATATGTATTTTGCTGGGCAATCAAGTAGCAGAGCATATTTTAGGACAACATTTAGAAGGGGGTAGAATTTTATGGCACAATAACAAACAATTTTTGGTTACTTATTCCTTAAATGAACTTGTGCGCAATCCCTCTCTTAAAATAGAAACACACAATCACTTTTTGATTGCAAAGGGACAATTATGA